The window TTATAATGTTTTTACTTGTTAATATGGTACCTAATTTTAATTCTAATCTGGCAGATTTGAGGATTGTTATCTCAAGGAAACAGGTGTTCTGTCAGAAGTTTGTGTACAATATTCTTAGCCGGTGTCAGTCACATTGGTCCAATTCTGAGAAGGCGTCCTATAGTGGCTTCAAAGAGGGGAAGGTAAACTATCAAGTGACAGAGAAACCTGAAGAAAATAGCATAGGCCACGGTCCTCGGCAAAGTAGTTTCAACGTTGTCAATGATGATTTAAATAGTAATAAGTGGAAGTTAGAACTTGCTTGGCTCTCTAAAGCTCTTGAACCTGCTGTTCAACTATGTAGATCGGTTCTGCCAACAGGTATTTTTCGCTATGAATGCTCCAGTATTTTGGAACCTTCAGGAGTTTGATACTTGTTATCTTGTAGAAGGGTGACTCAATAAGCACATTGCTCTTGGCATGTCAAATGAGCATTAGACTGTACCTCAGTTTATTTGCGGCTGCCCATGTTTTAGTTTTGACTTTATACTCCTTAGTTTTCACTTTTAATTTGACTTCTAACCGCTAAATATAATATTCTTTAATATTATCAGACATTTTAAAGATTGGGGTGATAATTGGATTTGTACAATTGAAATAGCTGGCTTCAAATTCATGGCGTGGATCTACTAGTCACAATGTCTTGAAATTTAAATCTTATTTAAAGGTTTAGAAAACCATTTAAAAGAGTTATCCGTTCTTCAGTATATTGGTGATTTAGAgagggaaagtaaaggaaaaggatTTTTAAGTTGTTACAATCAACTTGTTATTCCATCAAAGGACTTTAAAGGTTCAGGATTAATTGCAGACTTaggaaattcaaaatcaatcTCAGGTTTGGGGAGTCTATCCTTTTATATCCTACCAAAATTAGCTCTGGTTAGTGGCTACAGTTGCTGATTCTGTAAAAGGGTTTAAGTCTTTATAATCAACTTGTTATTCCACAAAAAGGAATTAAAAGGTACGGATAAATTTTGACTCCTGGGAAATTTAAAATCAATCTCAAGTTTGGGAGTCAATCCTTTTGTGTCCTACCAAAAGTTGATTCTGTATTTCCTTTGCAGGAAATGTAATCGGAGACAAACTTCCACCAACTAATAGGTCTCTTGCAGAGATATTTGCCAGCATTCAACGTAGTAAATTGGGACTCCAGGATTGGAGTCTAAGTGATCTTACCATAGGCTTATATCTCATATATCTCCAGCAGGCATCAACCAGTGCTGTTGAAGATGTTAAGGGTGAAGAAATATCATCTGAGCTGATAGTAATCACTAATTACCAGAACCTTTGTAGTAAAAGTGTTTGGTATTCTGTCTTGTTTTGCCTTTGTTAATGTCAATTTTCCTGTCTGTCATCAATTTAAAACTCTAATGAAGATGAGTCTTTGTGGTTAGGTACAAGATCTCATCTAccacctcgagctggctaagGGGTCTTATAAAGCCAACCCTGCTGCTATTGCTAGGAATACTATGCTTCGAGAAAGCAATGTTATCAAATTCATAAAAAGTTCCGATGTGTTGAGGCCTGGATATTACATGGGAATTGACCATCGGAAGAAACTTGTGATTCTTGTAATTCGTGGAACTCATACTGTGTATGATCTTATAACTGACATTATTTCTTCAAGTGATGAAGAAATCACATTTGAGGGTTACTCTACACACTTTGGAACTGCTGAGGCCGCTCGTTGGTTCCTTAATTACGAGCTGGACACCATAAGAAACTGCCTGAAGAAACACAAGGTGGACCTCTTATCATTTTGCAGTTTGTTTTCCTAGAAAGTTTCGGGTTTAGTTCCCATgtgtctataaatataaaatattccCATTCAGTGAGACTTATTCATCTACAGGGATTTAGGTTAAGGCTGGTGGGTCATTCCCTTGGAGGTGCAACAGCTTCATTGCTTGCTATCATGCTCCGTCAAAGGTCATTCCAAGAGCTTGGGTTTAGCCCTGATATTGTATCAGCCATCGGATATGGTACTCCCCCATGTGTTTCTAAAGAACTTGCTGAAAATTGTTCTGAATATGTCACAACGGCAGTTATGCAGGTCAGTAACCTATAATCTGTTGGTTTTTGGATAAAGATATTTTTATAAGGGATAAGGTTCAAAATTTCCCCTTAACTAGACTAAATGGTCTAGATATGCCCTCCATAATAGTTGGGGTCAGTGATGTCCTTGCCATTATGGCTTTTAGTTTAACCTTTTTTGCAAACGGCCCTTCCTTAGAAACTAAGTAGAATTAAGCCATTGATTAATCTCATTAAAATAGGAGAAGGCCACATGTTCAACACGTGGCTAAAAAATAAAACCATCTTCCATTTTTCTAGCACTACCTTCGTCAAGTGACGCTGGAGTCAGCAGAAATCACCATCGTCATTTTCCATCTCTCCATTACCACTTTAAAAGAGCTCCAACCATTCACCTTTTTGAACCATTCTCTGCATTTTTGCGTCGGCTTTCTCCTCCCAAAAAAGCACTAAATTTAACCACCACCGCATTGGAATAAACCACACCCAGCCGCTGTCCTTCTCCATTAAAATCTACCGTGCTTCTACAACCACTAATCAGCCCACCATTAGCTACTCAGAAACTTGCAGCAACCACCTCCGACATCCAAGCCTTCATCCCTTCATCACTCCAACCAAACACTTCAATGAGTCACCACCAGTAGATGGGTCACCTCCAATTTCACATTTGGCATTTTTCAAGCTAAGCATTTCTCTATGCGGGTTAAATTAAGGGTCTGAAATTGATTCTTTATCACTAGTTTTGCTGTTCTTCTTCCAATTATCAAGAAGACAAGAGCCGAGTCATTGAATCTAGAATGAAGTACCTGAACACGCCCCCGTGACGTCCTCGCTATTTGTTGCCGTGAAGCGCGCACTGGATTGCTTCTTTGTGTTGGCATAGATTTTGACTAAGCCTCACCTGCAATGGGCAACCTCTATGCACCACGTGACGCTGCAGCTCTTCGGTTACCTTCGATGGCTAAAATTCTCTGAATACCGTATCTATTCAACAGAATTATACCGGTGGCAACATCACCAAGCCGATGCAGAGGGTAGGCATTACCATTTTCAAGCTCAGTACCGTGTCAAACTCGGCATTACCATTTTGAAGTTCTTCTATGTAATCATCTCCAATGACGACTGCCCCAAAGTCCGAATTTCAGCAGTCAATTCTGTCCAAAAAATCTGAATTCCTCTATTAGAAACCATAACTTGACTGAAAATCCAGCAAATTGTTTGCACCTTCAAGTTACCATCTTCTCTATCCCACCTTCAAGAAAACGGTCTTATATTAAAATGTAAGAAATAATTTTGGAAACATTTTCTTTTTGCGAAATTGAAGTGGAagtatatacacatatattacatacatacatacaaatagGTTGTGCATATAGGCTTCAAGTTAGAGGGGAAAGGGAATAAGGATGACCGGCATGTGGGTTGGGTGAGGACTGAGGGGGTTGCCGAAAAGGGGGGAAATGGGGTAAGGGATCCGGTAAGAGGTGGGGGTGTTAAAAGGGTTGGATTAAACATGTGGCAATTGATAGTGCTAATTAGTCCGATTAGAGATAATTAGTCTCTAATTGTTTCTCATTAGTCAATAAGGGTAAATATGAGCCACTTTGTTAACGGCAAGACATTATTGACCCCAGCTATTTACTGAGGGAATATCTAGACCATTTCGTATCATTCAGGGGCACATTTGACCCTTCTCCTTTTTTCATAATAAATGTGACTATGGAGCAGAATCTGTAGAACCTATTGTTAACATTTGATTGATTCTTTTCATGTTTTACAAATGCAGGGTGATATAATTCCAAGGCTTAGTGTCACCTCTCTCACGAGACTTAGGAATGAAATTCTTCAAACTAACTGGTAAGCAAATGTATCGTTAAATGGTCCTAGGATCTTCTTAATCATTGCTTTGAAGATACATGAAGCTGCATCTTTAGGCCTCCGTTTGCATATTGCTGTGCTTCTTGCTTATCGCgcattttcttttctatttttgttctcCTGCTTGTATAGAGATGGGTTGTCTCTTCCTTTAGCAACTGTCTGTCAATAGTTAAATCAAGGACCAACTATTTTCTTTGTACAATTCCTGACTCATACATTGACTGTTTTTTCAAGTGAATGATATAAAGACTACATCTACAACATTAGTGACAACATCAACAACACTAACCAAGttgtctttttccttttgtttttcccTTTAAGAAATTGCTGTGCATAAAAATTTAGATGGAATATCTATAGTTTCTTTCTACCATTCCTGATGCCTGGactctactttttttttttttttttttttgggtaaggTAAGCTATGATGCCTGGATTATACTAGATCTCTAGCTTGAATGAGTGAGTCAATTTTGTAGGCTGTCACTGGCAAAAGTAGTTGGTTGATAGTTACATGAAATACCCAAATGATGAAATATTTTATAGTTTCCTGCTAAGTTCTCAGTTCTTTACAACTCAAAAAGCCAACTCTATTTCGTTCAGTCTGATTTGGTTAACTGGGGCAAGGATGATGCAATGTCCGCGAAAAGTTCATGGCTATATCAGGGCTTCTCTGCCTTATTGGTGTAAAGCTTTGTATTCGTCATAG is drawn from Nicotiana tabacum cultivar K326 chromosome 22, ASM71507v2, whole genome shotgun sequence and contains these coding sequences:
- the LOC107824257 gene encoding uncharacterized protein LOC107824257; amino-acid sequence: MHERVYVRVSKMMAYKSTKRLFNNTDLRIVISRKQVFCQKFVYNILSRCQSHWSNSEKASYSGFKEGKVNYQVTEKPEENSIGHGPRQSSFNVVNDDLNSNKWKLELAWLSKALEPAVQLCRSVLPTGNVIGDKLPPTNRSLAEIFASIQRSKLGLQDWSLSDLTIGLYLIYLQQASTSAVEDVKGEEISSELIVQDLIYHLELAKGSYKANPAAIARNTMLRESNVIKFIKSSDVLRPGYYMGIDHRKKLVILVIRGTHTVYDLITDIISSSDEEITFEGYSTHFGTAEAARWFLNYELDTIRNCLKKHKGFRLRLVGHSLGGATASLLAIMLRQRSFQELGFSPDIVSAIGYGTPPCVSKELAENCSEYVTTAVMQGDIIPRLSVTSLTRLRNEILQTNWVSVLQKEDWRGVIDLFTNAKQVVSSVQDVAWKLADYTKLPGNAKYSANSGVQPSPITSKPSGNATSLVRREEAGSKVADELFVPGSLYYLKRNADARINGNSGEYFTLLKRHPGEHFQRILLSSNIISDHKCEGYYYALRDVLKGLPGSPDEAIFR